In Brachypodium distachyon strain Bd21 chromosome 5, Brachypodium_distachyon_v3.0, whole genome shotgun sequence, the genomic window cttcCTCTCCGCCTACCTCGCCACCATCCGCCGCGAGTGGCCCCACATCGACGTCCACCGCCTCGACAAGTTCTACCTCCTCAACCGCCGGTTCATCAACCacgccttcctcttcctcagaGCCCACGCCTTCGCGCCCGACGTCACCTCACAGATCATATCAGTTGTGTCGGAGAAGGCCCTCCTGCCGGAAGCTGACACCCCCTCCGCCGGCACCTCCCGAGGACTTGGGTACCATGTCGCCGATGCATTTGTTGACGAGCTATTGCCTGTGCTCCCCGTTAGCTTGCAGTCGATGGAGTTACTGTTGGCTCCTTTCTTCACTGTGTTGGAGAAGTCGACCGATAGGGTGTTGGTGAATAAGGTTAGGTCCAACCTGTTCGAGAGGTTCCTGGAGAGCGGGAATCAGTTGCTGGAGATGATGAAGAAAGGGGTTGAAGTGGAGAATGGGAGTGCGGAGGAGAAGCTTGGGAAGGTCGGGCTGTTGTTCGGATTCAGCAAGAGGTTCTTGGATATTGGGGCTAATGTTGAGACTGTGCTGGCGAACCGGAAGGTGGTGTTTGCTTTGAGGGATGCGTTTGTTAAGCTCGAGAAGGGACTGGAGCTGTCTGAGATTAAAATTGATGTGCCAGTGTTTGAGTGTACAGAGGTGTCATCGGTGGAGAATGGCATGGATTTAGATGAGGCAAAggtggaaaagaagaagaagaaaaaggcaaaGAAGGCGCCGTTAATTGAAGCTGGCGAGGAGGATGGTAAGGctttgaagaaagagaagaaggtgaagaaagacaagaacaagaaggagaaaaaagaaaagaagaagaagaacaaggtgAAGGTCATTGATGGAGGGGATATCCCTGGTCTGAGTGCCGATGACCCTGCAGGGGACCAGCAGATGGATAATGACACTGATGCCATTACGTTTGATGAGGTGTCAATGTCCAATCTCCAGAAGCAATTTGAGAAGGCTGCAGCTGAAGCCGGGATGCCCAATGGAGGCAGCAGCTCAAGTGCTTCGCCCGTGACACCAAAAACCGGAAAAGGGGCTAAGAAGAGGAAACGGTCAAAATCTGTCGATAGGTTATCAGAAGCTTCTGATGGAGATGTTGGTAGCGGAGGTAATGTTCTCACACAGGATGGAGATAAGAGCGGTAAGAAAGTGAGATTCTCTATGAAGAGCAACCTAGTTTGGAAGCCTCACAGTCCTTTACCACCACAGTGCTTGAGGTTGCCACCATCTGCTACTCCAAGGGGGAGTGCACTGAAAAGGGGAGTTCAGCCTGGGCCTATTAGAGAAAGCTCCACGCCAGTGAAGAAGACTAAGCCAAAAGCAAAGTCTGCAAAGAAGATGTTGAAGAAGAACCCTACCTCAGCTGTTAAGCGCTTGCGGAAGTTGCAAAGCTTCTCTGCATAAACTCCTGAGTGTATGATGTCATGTCGGTCCCATTGTGCCTTCTAAATTGTGTTTTATCATTActtaattcttcttctttaggTAGTCTTATACACTGTTTTCCTTGCTACcttcattttttatggattgcTTAACAATGTCTCCTCATAGTGCATTCATGATAATCATGTGATGATCATTGTTTGGTAGTAACAGTACCTTTTTATCCCTCTATATTGTTTGAGGCTCTGAATCTCTGATGAATCCCTTCTGGTTCCAACTTCATTTCTTCTTGCCATTACGCCTTTGTGTTCGTACAGTTGGTTTattttggattgcttcctccaAACCGCATATTCAATATTGTTTGTGATGAAGATATGTTGATTGTTCTATGTGGTGTGACTAACCTTTTGACATTACAATAATTGGTAATGCTTCTGTTACAAATGAATAGTATGCATGAGATGGCCCTTGAAATATTCTGCTTTGGCCATGCCCCCTGTTTGCCATGTTATTCTGCATAGGATCAAGATAGGGTAAGCAGTTAACTCTATGGATCCTACATCTTTGTTGAATTGAAATTCACAAGCTGATATCATTTGTAACCTTTGGTGCAGTTTAGGGGCAGATTGAATATATACATCTACAGTTCATCTTGCAGTTTAGAATGTATATTCATTCGATAGGATGCATGATTAGGATTATgtgttctgtttttttgttcaaatatttCGAGTCCAGGATGTACCTAACTACCTATATAGATTTATATGGTTCACAGAATtgttgttactccctccgtcctgaaataagtgacgtggccggaaggaaggaggagattCGGTGATTAAATTTTGTCAGTTCACTCTTATATACCGCGCAACTTTAGCATTCATGTGCTTTTTTTACGCATAATTTTGTAATGCTTCATCTTATGACAGCTGATGCTTTAGTGGCCGTCTTCAAGAGCTAGACACCCTCTGTCCAGACTTCTCGCATGGATGGTTGATGTACTGGCGTACTGCTTGCGTTCGCTAGCATGAATGGTTCCTCAGATTTTTACTGCGTGCTGGTTCTTGGCACTCTGGTTGAACTCGATAAAGAAATACCAGCAGGAAGTAGCATTGGAAAGAGAAAAGTCCTTTTCAAAAGCTCCCTGCTTGTTTTTGCCCTGTTATCGCGAGTCGTGACTAGCAAAAACAAGCCAAGAGACTAACTTGTCCAACCTCTAATTTTTTACTTCTACACTACGGCGCCTTGCCATTTCTCAAGCGATTCAATACGAAATGCGAACCATGCCGGCATCATGATAGCCCATACTTCTTTACTTGACTATAGAACgttgatgatttttttctcctctcattttcttgaatttatttatttctcttggagtattttttttgtttcgaaaTTTGTTATTTTCTCCTCTTGAGTATTCCTGAACGACCGTTGCCGATAAGTCCCCAGCGGCCAGCGCCGCCCCGTACGAGAACCCCACCCCACCGGCCGCCGATCACACagacacgcgcgcgcgcggcgcccgccatggccaccacctccctcgccgccgcttcccACCGCCACATCCTCTTCCCCTCTCGCTCCAACCCTAACTCTAACCTCAGGACCCCCAATCGTGGCCGCCTCTGCCCCACCTTCCCGCCCATTCtctgctcgtcctcctcctcggcgtctCCCCAgcccaccgccggcggcgacgaggaggaggaggcggggcgcgggcggaggctGTCGAAGCAGTCCTCCTGGGAGGCGACGGACGCCGAGGGCGACGACTACCTCTACCGCCTCGGGAAGGAGGCCGACAACATGAACATCGCCGTCGGCGCCCGGAGCGGCATCATCGACGACCTCTTCGTCGGCAAATTCCTCGGGAGAGACTGTACGTTCCATAATTCCTGATCGGTCCTCCCTGATCCAGTCATTCGATAAAATGTGGTATAATTATAAGCTTGGATAGAGCTATATGTAATCAGTGATCACTCGTCAGAATTCAGAACTGCACATTTCTGCCTAGTTCAGCGGTGCGCTAAATAATCGTTGGAGCTGAAGAGCCCGAGCTTTTTAATTTTACCTTTTTGACAATTCCTCGTTGAATTTGGCTGTAGCTGATATCGTGTTCGATTACCGTCAGAAGGTGACAAGGAAGTTTGAGTACCTGCAGGGAGATTACTACATTGCCCCCTCCTTCCTCGTGAGTTTAATTTTTAGTTCATGTACAGCGGTGCTGGTGTATTTGATCATCTTGTTACCTACTATTATGTTCTTCTCAGTATCTGAGTGACAGAGATTTGACGCTGCAGATTTGTTGTGTTACAGGATAAAGTTGGTAAGCAGTTTAATGTATAAGGAAGTTTGCGGCATTCTTATAATCAGGTATTGCATTCTCAACTTGTCCAAAAAGTGCATTTGATTTGAATTTGCGTCTACATATGTACAGAGTATCCTTATAGATATAAACTCAACAGTTCAAAACTGCTAAGGGTCTGGTTAACTAACTTAATGCAGCCATTCACTATTGCTCTTATACAAAGGTGTGACAATTACCCAATGTACCTTTACTGGTAGCTACGAATGATCAACATAGAGCAATCAAGTCACCGGGCTGGATGTGTTTTAGGCAAACTGCTAAATAATGGCATAACAGTGCTGGTAACAAATGAAATGTTAGCAAATCATACATGTATGTTAACAGAGACTGCTAAACCCACCCTAATTAATAACTTGTGTTGTGAGAATTAATGTTTATAAGTACCATATCATCCAATTTCAAGAGTTGGCTAACAGTATTTGGTATGACTTTCGGAAATAGCTGTAGTGTGCTTAACAATTTATTTTGATCTTTTTCTCCAGGTACAGGTACTAAAGGACTGATGTTTGTTGTTTGCAGCGTGCCACATTGTAAAGAACTACCTTGCAAATAATCTTAATATCAAGGTTCCCCTTATACTTGGTAGCGTACTCTACATCTTTGTTTCTGTGCGTGAGTGTAATATGAAAAAAGTGTGCAAGTGTAATCCAGTGTCATGCTCTATTATTAAATGATCTCAAGAGCGTTGTGCCATGCAGGTGTCTGGGGTGGAAAAGGCCAAGGCAAAACATTCCAAACTGAACTTATATTTAAAGCAATGGGTGTTGAGCCTGTTATTATGTCTGCTGGAGAACTTGAATCTGAAAGAGCAGGTCAAGAAAGACTTCACACTTGAATTCTATTATGTTTATACATGCTTTATTTACTACGATGTATGTTTCCCAGAGTGCTGTTGAGATGCAACTATTTAGGCCTTTTTCGTTCATGTAAGCCTCATTCCAAACTAATACATAGTTGTTTGAgtgttgttttccttttcaaaCAATGAAAAAACTCAAGACTAGAAATATTTGACACAATTTTGCAGGCCATGAAAGTTGTGAATTCTTACATGAACTCCTCTGAACATATAAATTTGTCTTACATTAGAGCCTTTGGCTAATTGGGACTGTCCCAAACTTTATCCTTTGGTGGATAAATACTGGTAGTGTTCAGATTGAGAAGTGTGTGCTAGCTCAGTGGTAGGGATACTGTCTGCTTGTCTGGTGCTCCAAACTAGCTGGGGTGAATCCGAGGTCGATTATTCTTAGGAAAACTCCGAGGGGTCCCTCCACCTGTGGTTTCGATTCTAGTGTTCAGATTGGTTCAAGTCCGTGTTGCTCGGTCAAAGGTCTGAACAGATTAGTTAACAAAGGAAGTCAGCTGCTATTATGTTCTGCCAGATCTAGGTCCATTGGACAAAGTGGTGATTCATAGCTGTTATACAGTGATGTAATTATCAAAGTTGCATGGTCTGAGAATGTCTAGGTGTTTGTTAGTTGCTCAAGTGTTGTGTTCATGTTGCAGGAGAACCTGGGAGGCTTATACGTGACCGATACAGAACGGCTTCTCAAGTAATTCAAAATCAAGTAAGAAGGTGTATTCGGCTACTCAGTTTCGTAGATGTGCCTTTCAGATTCAGTTTTCTGCGAAGTGACTAGTGAACATGAAAGAAATAATagaattaatatttttcaaaCTTGTGTTAACATACAGTATATGATCATTTGCATATGTGAGTAGGTTACATTCATTTGAGGATGCTCTAGCACGTCAAACTAGGTTGATGGTTTCCATATTGACATGATAAAAGGTGATAATTGAAAGTTATACATACAAAATCTGCTGGCTCAGGGTTAACTTGGGGTAGTGAAATGCTTTTGAACTACAGAAAATATTGTTACTCTTATCATCTAAATTTCCATCATGTGCTTCAATGTGTTTATATCTTGTGATGGTAAATTTTTTGCTGTAACTTGGAGCTTATATGCTTGGACAACTTCAAGTGCTCTACAGTGCTTCACTCTTTTGTGTCATTACCGAATTATCATAACATATTAGCATATTCATACTGATGCTTGTGATTTGGCTCATTTTCCTTTTCGTTACAAACACTGTGCTCACAAGTTTTTTGGATGGTATAGGGGAAAATGAGTTGTTTGATGATCAATGACCTAGATGCTGGTGTTGGAAGATTTGGTAAGTCATTAGTGAGCATACTTCGATGTCATTTTTTATCATGGTAGATGTAGGAGGTCATTGTTTTCATGCCTTATTTTATGTGGTTGGTGAATATTAGAGTTATCGTTCAAACTTGCAACATATGCAATTTCTAGTTAAAAAAAGCTAATTACAATATGTTATTCTTCTTGCCAGGAAACACGCAAATGACGGTCAATAATCAAATCGTGGTTGGAACTTTGATGAACTTGGCAGATAATCCTACCAGGGTTAGCATTGGCCAGAAATGGAGAGAATCTGATATAACACACAGAGTGCCAATAATAGCAACTGGAAATGATTTTTCAACACTATATGCTCCTTTGATTCGTGATGGGAGGATGGAAAAATTCTACTGGTATGTTTGCCTGAGCATCTGAAGCGATTGTGTTGACAATATGAAAGTTCTCAACTGGAGTATTTCATTTTTGTCCTAATCTTTTGTATTATTTGATGCATACGTTCTTCTTGGTACTACCATTTTTACAGTACATAATGTAAATTTTCCTTGATTTGACTCTCTACTTCAGGGATTCTCTTTGAAGATTGGTGCTGATTTTGTTAATTATATGCAGTTTCATGCTACTTCCTTTCAACAATTATTGATATTTTAATTTATACAAGAAAAGTTTTAACCTTGGAACTTGATATATGATCATTTGTGCTTAATAGGCAGCCTGACCGTGAGGATATAATCAACATTGTTCACCGCATGTATATGAAGGATGGGTTATCTTTTGAGGAAGTATCAAGAATTGTAGACACGTTTCCAAACCAAGGTACTCGTTTGCCAGAACTGTAACATCTAACTTCTAAGCCGTGTTTGAGGCTTGTGTGGTTCTGGATGGTGGAATATGCATTACACAAGTCACTCACACTGTCACACATATTTTGTGCTTGAATTATTTACCTTGTCCTCTTGTAAGAAGTTACTTAGGTATTATTTCAGCTCTAGATCAGAatgatttttctttgagaTTTTGAATGCATCGATTTCTAAAattcatatgtatttttttcatgttaGAAGACAACTTTTGGATGTGCAATAGCCATAGCAATAATTGGATTTGTTAGAAAAATGTTTGCCAATTAGACGGCTTAAGAAAATGGTTGTTTTCTGATGTTTTCTTAGCGTTGGGAAGTGGGTGTAAACTTTTaggaacattttttttctgagaaacCAGCAGGATCTCTGCCTATTCACTAAGAAAGCAACTTGTTACAAAGACCTCGTTGTTAAGGGCAAACGCGAAGCCATAATTAGTCTAGAATCTGTACTATGAGCCATAATGTTTTGTTATGTCGACCCACAAGTGTTAAGATGATAAGGAAACCATTAATCGCCCATGAAAAACACctatttttcattttgaagTTCTATCCcactatgtttttttttttggtactGGTCGAAATTAGGTTTCACCTAGCGCAGGAAGTATCATTTACACTTCTACATTTGAATAATTTATTAAAAAACCATTTCAACTTGCTGCAGCTCTGGATTTCTATGGAGCTTTGAGATCCAGGACGTATGATCAGGCTATCTTGCAGGTACTTATTTTGAATTAACAAAATGTTTTCACGTGCAGTTGTGTTTGTGCAAAATGGTCGTCCCTGTTTAGTTTCAGACGCAGAGAAAGTTATCTGTATATTTTTCATTCAACTAGACAGGGTTAGGCTAACCTGCTCATGTCTGGTATACTATGGCCAACAAAAGTACAGAAGTTTGGCAATGGTATCTCCAAATGTGTCTTTGGTATACCTTTGAAAGTGTTTCTCAGAAGATGCCTAAATAATATATCAGGGTTTAAAAGTGTTATTAAGAAAAATcctaaataatactccctccgtcccatgttaagtgccgaaatattacatgtatctaaacgttttttaggtatagatacatgcatatttaggcaaatttgagtggagggagtataacatgTCTTCACTTGTGTTGCAGTGGGTAAATGATATTGGTGGTTATGAACAACTTGGTGAGAAGCttctcaagaaaaagaaaagagagaagcttccaacatttattcctcCAAAGGTATTTAAATTTCAAGCAACGCACTAACATAAATTGTTGTGTCATTCGGCTATCAGTTCTGTCAATATCACAATAGCTGCTCTTTTTGTCCATACGAGAAACTAATCCCATGTCTAATATCCTGGTATGATTCTTTTTGGTCATCAGCCAACACTAGACGCATTGATCGAATCAGGAGACTCGCTGGTGAAAGAGCAAGAACTGATAATGAATTCAAAACTGTCGAAGGAGTATATGAAGAACTTAGAAGGCTAGTCCAAAACACACAAGGGCAAGTACGATCTAGTCCAGTATATCAAACCCCAAGTCAAGCAGTCCTGTAAATTTCACTGGTCGCTTATATATGTGGAAGTATATAACATTGTGAAAAAGCACacacaaaatatattttttttgacacgtgGCGTACGCATTGCTAAtgtgtcttttctttttattttatttgctttccGTCGGTTGAACTGTACCGAAGTCCATGCGGTGCTTTCAGAAAACTCTCCACAAATTGTGGCTTCAGATGTGGCTGATGAGAGAATAGAAGGATATCATCGTCGTCCTGGCTCCTGTCAGCGGCTGAAGTCGCCGGGTTGACTTGATAGACTCAAACGTCACCGCCTGAAGTCGTCCACAGCCGGTGCACACGTCCAAAGCGcatcataaataaataaattcatcGTACTGAAAGGCATTCCGGCAGGGCGGTACCACTGAAAGGCAAGAGTCGCCACACTATCACCGTTTCGCGTTGTTGTCACCAAATGGAGAAACAACATCCTTCTCCAAGGACGGaatcgaatcaattttgaaaGAACATCGCACGCGACGTCACTGAGTAAGATACCTGATTTGAATGTCGTAGGCATACACTAGAGCCATGAATGTCCCACAAGTGTAGAGAATCACAGTCGTCTTCAATGAGAAgtttttttaccaaaaaaCATTTGGTagcaaaaacaacaaaattgaCTTAATTGCAGAAATTGAAGACTCATGAAAATTACCCCGTGTCAACCCTATAataaaagtaataaaaataagaaaaaggcaTCAATACATACTTACAACCATCAGATTCTCATCCATCCCATGCATCCACAACAAACTACTTACACATGGATAGGGGAAACATCACGGAGGATGAAGGTGGAATTCTTCCAACGGCGGAGATCGGCGACCTGATCTACCTCCGCACAAATATTGGCATGGCAACAACGCAACAAAATGTTTTTGTGTGAAAGGGTTCCTCCGCAGAGATGTATACGTTGGGGAGGTTATGTCTTCTGAAAGGCATCACCACTAAGACTTCCCTGGCCCGAGGCGGCTTGCCTAAAGTGCCATGGCCTTGTGGGGCCCAGCCGGTGCTCAATTTTGGGTGGTATCATCCCTTTGTATCATGCATCTTCATCTTATGGTACCCTAGAAGGAGATGTGCCTCCAAAGTTCATGAAGGACCTTAGAAGCTAGGACAAACAAATAGGCACGCTCTTGAATCACCTCGGCATTGCTTCAAGAACTCTCCTTGCTGGCTAGGGTTTTTCCCTTGTTAGTTTTGGTTTGAAGATGTAAGAGCCATTGCCGTTCGGTTAGTTCGAGTAATTAATGTTGGGCCTACGTGCGAGATTGTGGGACATGCCACAATGGAAATTCATGGCCAAGTCATGGAACCCTAGTTGGCCCGGGAGGGATGCAAGGTGTCGGAAGCCCAAGAAGATGGGTTAGACCGCAGAAGCGGATCACCGCTTCCTAAAATTACTAGTGCGTATGCTATATAATATGTGCACATTCACAATATACATACCAAAATTGTTGACATATACACCAAaattgtttttcaaaaaagaacgGGCACAAAACTCGTACTCTTGGATCGTCTTTGCACCGCTCCCGACGGTGGGTCAGGTTGTCTGGTGTATTGTTCGTCCAGCGGCTGGCGGTGTCTTATCGTGGGCGCCGACTGTAAAGACTTAATATCCGACGTGCGCATTTGATTCTTTCTATCAATCCATCAATGCACCGAGCACCCaatctttttgttttctcaggaaaaaaaatatccaCAAGCCGTACACGGTACACATGGCGTGCGCACCGCAGACCCGGGACCATCTAGAGAACACACGAGTCTCACATACATTTCGTGACAAATTCACATAGAAAATGACACAATATCCCCTTGTCTAACATGGCATTAGAAATGAGAGTACACTCTTTTTATCTGCCCAAAACCGTGGGAGGTTTCTTTCCCATGACAAAAACCGTGGGAGATGAACGAGCAGGGCTAGCGGCCGCCCGTGCATGCGTTACTTCTGTGCTTAGCTTGATTAATCTGAGTTTCCACTCTATCTGCTTAAAGATGACGATTTGGGTCATGAGCCTCGAGGGGTCGTATTAGGAACGGGCGCCTGGTTCCGGACCCGAGGCAACGTGGACACTACCCGGTAGCACTCCCACGGCACATATCCCCTGGCTGCTAGCTCTCTTGCCTCTATAAATAAGCCTTCGTTCTCTCTTCACTTCGGCATCGatccctctcttcctctcacaaagagtgtgtgtgtgtgtgtgacggtcgccggcgatcgccggatcGAGGCTGATCAATGGAGTGGTGGAGgaaggcggtggtggtgccggCACGGCGCGCtttcgtcgccgtcgccgccaggCTTCGTCGCAATAAGAACAACAAACAAGGTAACTAGGCTCGATCGACATATTACATCGGCCAGTTCATATCTCCTTTTCATCGATATGTGTATGATCGAGTTCCTGTGATTAAACATGCATGGATATGTGATTAGTAGCTAGTAGTTCTCTTGATCACTGACGCATGAGTGGCATCTGGCAATACTTAAAATTCATGATCTATATGTATTTATAGTTGATATCCTGTGCAATCCAGCTCTAATTAATTTAACATCACCCTATACCATATCCACTTATCTGCAATGCTGAAAACGGTTCAAAGTCTGATGCTGCGTTCGGTTGATCTCAGCGTTGACCTGTGTGCAGCCGgaaaat contains:
- the LOC100843321 gene encoding ribosomal RNA processing protein 1 homolog: MADAAAAATEAAAIARRLASCNTSARVRAVRYLLSDFLPASAAHLSPTDLLKLWKGLFFCFWHSDKPLYQSSLASSLAGAVSSAPSPAAAAAFLSAYLATIRREWPHIDVHRLDKFYLLNRRFINHAFLFLRAHAFAPDVTSQIISVVSEKALLPEADTPSAGTSRGLGYHVADAFVDELLPVLPVSLQSMELLLAPFFTVLEKSTDRVLVNKVRSNLFERFLESGNQLLEMMKKGVEVENGSAEEKLGKVGLLFGFSKRFLDIGANVETVLANRKVVFALRDAFVKLEKGLELSEIKIDVPVFECTEVSSVENGMDLDEAKVEKKKKKKAKKAPLIEAGEEDGKALKKEKKVKKDKNKKEKKEKKKKNKVKVIDGGDIPGLSADDPAGDQQMDNDTDAITFDEVSMSNLQKQFEKAAAEAGMPNGGSSSSASPVTPKTGKGAKKRKRSKSVDRLSEASDGDVGSGGNVLTQDGDKSGKKVRFSMKSNLVWKPHSPLPPQCLRLPPSATPRGSALKRGVQPGPIRESSTPVKKTKPKAKSAKKMLKKNPTSAVKRLRKLQSFSA
- the LOC100843623 gene encoding ribulose bisphosphate carboxylase/oxygenase activase, chloroplastic, giving the protein MATTSLAAASHRHILFPSRSNPNSNLRTPNRGRLCPTFPPILCSSSSSASPQPTAGGDEEEEAGRGRRLSKQSSWEATDAEGDDYLYRLGKEADNMNIAVGARSGIIDDLFVGKFLGRDSDIVFDYRQKVTRKFEYLQGDYYIAPSFLDKVACHIVKNYLANNLNIKVPLILGVWGGKGQGKTFQTELIFKAMGVEPVIMSAGELESERAGEPGRLIRDRYRTASQVIQNQGKMSCLMINDLDAGVGRFGNTQMTVNNQIVVGTLMNLADNPTRVSIGQKWRESDITHRVPIIATGNDFSTLYAPLIRDGRMEKFYWQPDREDIINIVHRMYMKDGLSFEEVSRIVDTFPNQALDFYGALRSRTYDQAILQWVNDIGGYEQLGEKLLKKKKREKLPTFIPPKPTLDALIESGDSLVKEQELIMNSKLSKEYMKNLEG